In Fragaria vesca subsp. vesca unplaced genomic scaffold, FraVesHawaii_1.0 scf0513160_u, whole genome shotgun sequence, a single window of DNA contains:
- the LOC101302037 gene encoding probable inactive leucine-rich repeat receptor-like protein kinase At1g66830-like produces MKDSLSLFFLFLLCFIDLSTPLTPDGLSLLSLKSAVDSSSAFSDWSDSDASPCRWTGISCMNITGFPDPRVVGIALSGKNLRGYIPSELGNLVYLRRLNLHTNNFHGSIPTQLFNATSLHSLFLYGNNLSGQLPPSICNLPRLQNLDLSNNSLSGSLDTVFNNCKQLQRLILAGNKFSGEIPAGIWSGMENLLQLDISANAFAGPIPADLGDLKSLSGTLNLSYNHLSGEIPKSLGDLPVTVSFDLRHNNFSGEIPQTGSFSNQGPTAFLGNPLLCGFPLQKSCKDPAPSSPGTDPNSSPGSDNPKKGLSPGLIILISVADAAAVAFIGLIALYIYWKRKDNSNGCSCTGKRKLGASNDRQSRLCCSCISGGFGNSDSEPDPERPAERGKGEGELVAIDKGFTFELDELLRASAYVLGKSGLGIVYKVVLGNGIPVAVRRLGEGGDQRYKEFAAEVQAIGRVKHPNVVRLRAYYWAPDEKLLISDFISHGNLASAIRGRNGQPISLSWSTRLKILKGTARGLAYLHECSPRKFVHGDIKPSNILLDNESQPYISDFGLNRLITITGNNPSSGGLMGSALPYMKAVQTERANNYRAPEARVSGSRPTQKWDVYSFGVVLLELLTGKSPEMSPTSTSTSMEIPDLVRWVRKGFEDENPLSDMVDPILLQEVHAKKEVLAAFHVALACTEPDPEVRPRMKTVSENLERVGS; encoded by the exons ATGAAGGattccctctccctcttcttcttattccTCCTATGCTTCATTGACCTTTCTACCCCTTTGACCCCCGACGgcctctccctcctctccctcAAATCCGCCGTCGACTCCTCCTCCGCATTCTCCGACTGGAGCGACTCCGACGCCTCGCCGTGCCGATGGACCGGCATTTCCTGCATGAACATCACCGGCTTCCCCGACCCCCGCGTCGTCGGGATCGCCCTCTCCGGCAAGAACCTCCGCGGCTACATCCCCTCCGAGCTCGGCAACTTAGTCTACCTCCGCCGCCTCAACCTCCACACCAACAACTTCCACGGCTCCATCCCCACTCAGCTCTTCAACGCCACGTCACTCCACTCCCTCTTCCTCTACGGTAACAACCTCTCCGGCCAGCTCCCGCCGTCCATCTGCAACCTCCCCCGCCTCCAGAACCTCGACCTCTCCAACAACTCCCTCTCCGGCTCTTTAGACACAGTCTTCAACAACTGTAAGCAGCTGCAGAGACTGATCCTCGCCGGAAATAAATTCTCCGGCGAAATTCCGGCCGGGATTTGGTCCGGCATGGAGAATCTCCTCCAGCTCGACATCTCCGCCAACGCCTTCGCCGGACCGATCCCGGCCGATCTCGGCGACCTGAAGTCGCTCTCCGGCACGCTCAACCTCTCGTACAACCACTTATCCGGCGAGATTCCGAAGTCGCTGGGAGATTTACCGGTGACGGTTAGCTTCGATCTCCGTCACAACAACTTCAGCGGCGAAATCCCCCAAACGGGGTCGTTTTCGAATCAAGGCCCAACCGCTTTTCTAGGCAACCCTCTCTTATGCGGCTTTCCGCTTCAGAAATCATGCAAAGACCCGGCTCCGAGCTCTCCGGGTACTGACCCGAACTCCTCGCCCGGATCCGATAACCCGAAAAAGGGGCTCAGCCCGGGTCTAATCATCCTCATCTCCGTAGCCGACGCCGCCGCGGTCGCGTTCATCGGTTTGATCGCACTCTACATCTACTGGAAAAGGAAAGACAACTCCAACGGCTGCTCATGCACCGGGAAGAGAAAGCTCGGCGCGAGCAATGATAGACAAAGCCGGCTCTGTTGCTCCTGCATCAGCGGCGGGTTCGGGAACTCGGACTCCGAACCCGACCCGGAACGACCCGCCGAGAGGGGAAAAGGCGAGGGAGAGCTTGTGGCGATTGACAAGGGGTTCACATTTGAGCTGGACGAGCTGCTGAGAGCTTCGGCGTACGTGTTGGGGAAGAGTGGGTTGGGGATAGTGTATAAGGTGGTGCTTGGGAATGGGATTCCGGTGGCGGTGAGGAGGCTCGGGGAGGGAGGGGATCAGAGGTATAAGGAGTTCGCGGCGGAGGTGCAGGCCATTGGGAGAGTGAAGCATCCGAATGTGGTGAGGCTGAGGGCGTACTATTGGGCGCCCGACGAGAAGCTTCTCATCAGTGATTTCATTTCTCATGGGAACTTGGCCTCTGCGATCCGCG GGAGAAATGGTCAGCCTATAAGCCTCTCATGGTCGACAAGGCTGAAGATCTTAAAGGGAACAGCGCGAGGCTTAGCCTATCTCCACGAATGTAGTCCTCGGAAATTTGTCCATGGGGACATCAAGCCCTCCAACATTCTCCTAGACAACGAATCTCAACCCTACATTTCGGATTTCGGACTCAACAGACTGATCACCATCACTGGCAACAACCCTTCCTCGGGTGGCTTAATGGGTAGTGCTCTCCCTTACATGAAGGCTGTCCAAACAGAGCGAGCCAACAACTACAGAGCCCCTGAGGCTAGAGTGTCGGGTAGTAGACCAACTCAAAAATGGGATGTTTACTCATTCGGAGTTGTCTTGCTGGAGTTGCTCACCGGAAAGTCTCCGGAGATGTCTCCAACTAGTACCTCAACTTCCATGGAGATACCGGACTTAGTGAGGTGGGTGAGGAAAGGATTTGAGGATGAAAACCCTCTTTCGGATATGGTAGACCCTATTTTGCTTCAAGAAGTCCATGCCAAAAAGGAAGTGCTAGCAGCTTTTCATGTAGCACTTGCTTGCACTGAGCCTGATCCTGAGGTTAGGCCTAGGATGAAAACCGTCTCCGAGAATCTTGAAAGGGTTggatcatga
- the LOC101301749 gene encoding mitochondrial chaperone BCS1-like, producing the protein MVSLASMPSTTSVLSTYTAFAAAAMLIRTVISEVQTIVGQFIPQKFQDKIIATLAGLFGNLPNSQMTLIIDESDGLSTNEVYQASELYLSSRITSSIDQLKVSKSPRQNNFSITINKGEKLTDEFEGMQLRWEFCCSETKQTSMDFESYSSSMEVVQHKSIQLSFHKQYTEKVLGTYLPYVVQRSKAIVEENKVVKLHALGHFGGEYATGPWSSVIFEHPSTFDTLAMDPMLKKELIADLDRFVKRKEFYGRVGKAWKRGYLLYGPPGTGKSSLIAAMANYLKFDIYDLELTYLQSNSELRRLLVSTANRSIIVIEDIDCSIELKDRQDRGTNSSDSQLTLSGLLNFIDGLWSSCGDERIIVFTTNYKDKLDPALLRPGRMDMHVHMSFCTPCGFKTLAHNYLKVTTHHLFSEIEELIKDVDTTPAEIAEELMKNEDADIVLEGLVKFLKKKKEMNCSGEANVEETKENNELEE; encoded by the exons ATGGTTTCTCTAGCAAGCATGCCTTCAACAACATCAGTTCTATCAACCTACACTGCATTTGCTGCTGCAGCAATGCTGATCAGGACAGTGATCAGTGAGGTCCAGACTATAGTCGGCCAGTTCATACCTCAAAAATTCCAAGACAAAATCATTGCCACACTTGCAGGCCTATTCGGTAACCTCCCTAATTCTCAGATGACTCTGATCATTGATGAAAGTGATGGCCTCTCCACTAATGAAGTTTACCAGGCTTCAGAACTCTACCTAAGCTCAAGGATCACTTCCTCCATTGATCAACTTAAGGTTTCCAAGTCCCCGCGCCAAAACAACTTCTCTATCACCATAAACAAAGGTGAAAAGCTAACTGATGAATTTGAAGGAATGCAGTTGAGGTGGGAATTCTGTTGTTCTGAAACCAAACAGACGAGCATGGACTTTGAAAGCTACAGCTCATCGATGGAAGTAGTTCAGCACAAGTCAATTCAGCTCAGTTTCCATAAGCAATACACAGAAAAGGTATTAGGCACTTACCTGCCATATGTAGTGCAAAGATCAAAAGCAATAGTAGAGGAAAACAAGGTGGTGAAACTGCATGCGCTTGGACACTTCGGTGGAGAATATGCTACCGGTCCCTGGAGTTCGGTCATCTTTGAACATCCATCAACTTTTGACACGTTAGCAATGGACCCAATGCTGAAGAAGGAGTTGATTGCTGATTTGGACAGGTTCGTGAAGCGAAAGGAGTTTTATGGCAGAGTAGGCAAGGCATGGAAACGAGGGTACTTGTTGTATGGTCCTCCTGGCACTGGAAAGTCAAGCTTGATTGCAGCCATGGCTAATTACCTCAAGTTTGATATCTATGACTTGGAGCTTACATATTTACAAAGCAACTCGGAGCTCAGAAGACTGTTAGTCTCCACCGCGAATCGATCAATCATAGTGATTGAAGATATTGACTGCAGCATAGAATTGAAGGACAGACAAGATAGAGGAACCAACTCCAGTGACAGCCAG TTGACGCTATCCGGATTGCTTAATTTCATCGATGGTTTGTGGTCAAGCTGTGGAGATGAGAGGATAATCGTGTTTACCACCAACTACAAGGACAAGCTAGATCCTGCATTGTTGAGACCAGGCCGTATGGATATGCATGTTCACATGTCCTTCTGCACACCTTGTGGATTCAAAACCCTCGCTCATAACTACCTTAAAGTAACGACTCATCATCTCTTCagtgaaattgaagaactcaTAAAGGATGTTGATACGACTCCAGCAGAGATTGCAGAAGAACTCATGAAAAATGAAGACGCCGATATAGTGCTGGAAGGACTTGTTAAATtcctgaaaaagaagaaagagatgaacTGCAGTGGGGAAGCCAAtgttgaagaaacaaaagaaaacaatgaacTAGAGGAATAA
- the LOC101303479 gene encoding U-box domain-containing protein 6-like, with the protein MDITEVEESLFAASDAKLHGEMCKILSASYCRVMSIFPSLEAARPRSKSGIQALCSLHVGLEKAKNVLQHCSECSKLYLAITGDSVLSKFEKARIALMDSLRRVEDIVPQSIGCQIQEVLSELECTVFSLDPLEKQVGDDIIGLLQQGRKFDNCSDINELESFHQAAIRLGITSSTAALRERRALKKLIQRARAEEDKRKESIVAYLLHLMRKYSKLFRSDFSDDNDSQGSAPCSPTVQGSNEDTGSGGNGQAFDRQLSKVSSFNFKTSFSYKSNTRKSGQMALPPEELRCPISLQLMYDPVIIASGQTYERICIEKWFSDGHNTCPKTQQKLSHLSLTPNYCVKGLISSWCEQNGISVPDGPPESLDLNYWRLAFSESESESTNSKSMGSIGSCKLKGAKVVPIEESGTIEEDVGNETEEVSPASEESEHDAFESYQDLLTVLNEGEDFRKKCKVVEQIRLLLKDDEEARMYMGANGFVEALLQFLNSAVREANVFAQESGAMALFNLAVNNNRNKETMLASRVISLLEEMISYPSSHGPATALYLNLSCLEEAKPLIGTSPAVPFLTQLLQTNAGTQCKLDALHALYNLSSIPSNIPNLLSASIINGLQSLLADSSENSWTEKCIAVLINLASSYSAKEEIISNTKLISALAALLEAEQPIEQEQAVSCLYMLCNGNEKCSQMVLQEGVIPALVSMSVNGTSRGKDKAQKLLMLFREQRQRDQPPPEEKVQLCEPNDSHPAPPPESKPLCKSISKRKMGKAFSFLWKSKSYSVYQC; encoded by the exons ATGGATATTACGGAGGTCGAAGAAAGCTTGTTTGCTGCAAGTGATGCCAAG CTGCATGGAGAAATGTGCAAGATCCTCTCTGCAAGTTATTGCAGAGTAATGTCAATTTTTCCTTCGTTGGAAGCGGCTCGGCCTAGGAGCAAATCTGGCATCCAAGCTTTATGTTCATTGCATGTAGGGCTTGAAAAGGCTAAGAATGTGCTTCAACACTGCTCAGAATGTAGTAAACTTTACTTG GCTATAACTGGGGATTCTGTGCTCTCAAAATTTGAGAAGGCTAGAATTGCTCTCATGGATAGTCTCAGGCGTGTTGAAGATATTGTTCCGCAATCTATTGGTTGTCAG ATTCAAGAGGTTCTTAGTGAACTTGAATGTACTGTCTTCTCACTTGATCCCTTAGAGAAGCAAGTTGGTGATGACATAATTGGGCTGCTTCAGCAAGGGAGAAAATTTGACAACTGCAGTGACATTAACGAGCTAGAATCTTTTCATCAGGCTGCTATCAGGCTTGGTATAACCTCTTCTACGGCAGCtcttagagagagaagagcacTAAAGAAACTCATCCAGAGAGCCCGTGCTGAGGAAGATAAGCGGAAGGAGTCAATCGTGGCTTATTTATTGCATCTTATGAGAAAGTACTCTAAGTTGTTTAGAAGTGATTTCTCAGATGATAATGATTCACAGGGCTCTGCACCCTGTTCTCCCACTGTTCAAGGTTCTAATGAGGATACTGGTTCTGGGGGTAATGGTCAAGCATTTGACAGACAACTGTCAAAAGTCagttcttttaatttcaagaCTTCTTTCAGTTACAAGTCGAACACTAGAAAATCAGGTCAGATGGCTCTTCCACCTGAAGAATTGAGATGTCCAATATCATTGCAGCTCATGTATGACCCGGTGATCATTGCTTCTGGTCAAACCTATGAAAGGATTTGCATTGAAAAATGGTTTAGCGATGGGCATAATACCTGCCCAAAGACTCAACAGAAGCTGAGTCATCTTTCTTTAACTCCCAATTATTGTGTCAAGGGTCTCATTTCTAGTTGGTGCGAACAGAATGGAATTTCTGTTCCTGATGGCCCACCAGAGTCGCTTGACCTCAACTACTGGAGGCTGGCATTTTCTGAGTCTGAGTCTGAGTCCACTAATTCAAAATCTATGGGTAGTATTGGCTCTTGCAAGTTGAAGGGTGCTAAAGTGGTTCCTATAGAGGAGAGTGGTACAATAGAGGAGGATGTTGGAAATGAAACGGAAGAGGTATCTCCAGCATCAGAAGAATCTGAGCATGATGCTTTTGAGAGTTATCAGGATCTTTTAACTGTCTTGAACGAAGGGGAGGACTTCAGGAAGAAGTGCAAAGTGGTGGAGCAAATAAGGCTCCTGCTGAAGGATGATGAGGAAGCCAGGATGTACATGGGGGCAAATGGATTTGTTGAAGCACTTCTACAATTTCTGAACTCAGCTGTGCGTGAAGCAAATGTTTTCGCTCAGGAAAGTGGAGCTATGGCTCTATTCAATCTTGCTGTTAATAATAACAG aaATAAGGAGACAATGCTAGCGTCCAGAGTAATATCATTGCTGGAAGAAATGATCTCCTATCCTAGTTCTCATGGACCTGCAACAGCCCTTTATCTGAATCTCTCCTGCCTTGAAGAagccaagcctttaatcggcaCAAGCCCTGCTGTCCCTTTCTTAACCCAACTCCTTCAAACCAATGCTGGAACTCAATGCAAGCTTGATGCTCTCCATGCTCTATACAACCTTTCTAGCATTCCCTCAAACATTCCGAATCTTCTTTCAGCCAGTATCATCAACGGTTTGCAATCCCTTCTTGCAGACTCTAGTGAAAATTCATGGACAGAAAAATGTATAGCTGTTTTGATAAATTTGGCTTCAAGTTATTCGGCAAAAGAggaaattatttcaaatacGAAGCTTATCAGTGCACTAGCAGCACTTCTGGAGGCTGAGCAACCCATTGAGCAGGAACAAGCCGTCTCGTGTCTCTATATGTTGTGTAATGGGAATGAGAAATGCAGTCAGATGGTCCTGCAGGAAGGGGTAATTCCTGCATTGGTGTCGATGTCCGTTAATGGAACATCAAGAGGAAAAGACAAAGCTCAGAAGCTGTTAATGTTGTTTCGTGAGCAGAGACAAAGAGACCAACCACCTCCGGAGGAGAAGGTGCAACTCTGTGAACCAAATGACAGCCATCCCGCTCCGCCCCCAGAATCAAAGCCGCTATGCAAATCCAtctcaaaaagaaagatgggCAAAGCTTTTAGCTTCTTATGGAAGAGCAAAAGCTATTCTGTTTACCAGTGTTGA
- the LOC101303771 gene encoding proteasome subunit beta type-5-like, which yields MRQLDFSSLQTTAPLLGDSSGFSGGFPGDFSAAPSFEVPVTDDFDGFQKEARDMVKSKKGTTTLAFIFKDGVMVAADSRASMGGYISSQSVKKIIEINPYMLGTMAGGAADCQFWHRNLGIKCRLHELANKRRISVTGASKLLANILYSYRGMGLSVGTMIAGWDETGPGLYYVDSEGGRLKGMRFSVGSGSPYAYGVLDNGYRYDMSVEEASELARRAIYHATFRDGASGGVASVYHVGPNGWKKLSGDDVGELHYEYYPVTPETVEQEMVEVGAA from the exons ATGAGGCAGCTCGACTTCAGCAGTCTCCAGACCACCGCGCCGTTGCTCGGCGATAGCAGCGGGTTTTCTGGTGGGTTTCCCGGTGACTTTTCAGCTGCGCCGTCGTTTGAGGTCCCTGTTACTGATGAT TTTGATGGATTTCAGAAAGAAGCTAGAGATATGGTGAAGTCGAAGAAGGGGACTACCACTCTTGCCTTTATTTTCAAGGACGGGGTTATGGTGGCGGCGGATTCTCGAGCTAGCATGGgaggatatatat CGTCTCAGTCTGTGAAGAAGATTATCGAAATCAATCCTTACATGCTTGGAACTATGGCTGGAGGAGCTGCTGACTGCCAGTTTTGGCATAGGAATTTGGGGATTAAG TGCAGACTTCATGAATTGGCAAACAAGCGCAGAATTTCGGTTACAGGTGCGTCCAAGCTCCTGGCCAACATTCTGTACTCTTACCGTGGCATGGGTCTGTCTGTTGGAACAATGATAGCTGGTTGGGATGAAACG GGTCCTGGACTTTACTATGTGGACAGCGAGGGAGGAAGGTTGAAAGGCATGCGGTTTTCAGTTGGATCTGGTTCACCATATGCTTATGGTGTCCTGGATAACGG GTACCGCTATGATATGTCAGTTGAAGAAGCTTCTGAGCTTGCCAGGAGAGCCATATATCATGCAACATTCCGTGATGGAGCTAGTGGTGGAGTTGCCAGCG TTTACCATGTCGGTCCAAATGGGTGGAAAAAGCTATCTGGAGATGATGTCGGGGAACTTCACTACGAATACTATCCTGTAACCCCTGAGACCGTGGAACAAGAAATGGTGGAAGTAGGTGCAGCCTAA
- the LOC101301461 gene encoding geraniol 8-hydroxylase-like, with the protein MDFLSGILLCLCLISCFLIQALHRRTRVRLPPGPKPFPLVGNLFDLGDKPHISLTKLSQHHGSIMSLKLGQITTIVVSSPTMAKEILRIHDQLFCNRTIPDALRAMEDSVPWMPVSPRWRNLRKICTSQLFATRVLDANKENRRAKVQELIASVNDSMVKGLTVDIGKAAFKTSLDLLSRTILSVDLADDDSSSSSELTKEFNKFVTSLKDEAGQPNLGDCFPVLKKIDPQGRRRRFTNHYNTISGLFESVIRQRLEFRKGDDYVASNDMLDTLIDLREEENEEDLNIPKVIEHLFMALFVAGTETTSATLEWAMAELLHNPKCLSKAKEELDQMIGKGKSIEESDIARLPYLQAVIKETFRLRPVIPMLLPRKAETDVEIGGYIVPKGAQILVNIWAIGRDPSSWDNPNSFMPERFLGSDNQIDVMGQNFELLPFGGGRRICPGLPLAMRMLHLMLGSLINCFDWKLEDGVVPETMNLEDKFAVSLEMAQPLKAVPKEIVME; encoded by the exons ATGGACTTCTTGTCTGGTATACTGTTGTGTCTGTGTTTAATCTCCTGCTTCTTAATCCAAGCCCTCCATAGAAGAACCAGAGTTAGGCTTCCACCAGGACCAAAGCCATTTCCATTGGTTGGAAATCTCTTTGATCTTGGAGACAAACCTCATATCTCTTTGACCAAGCTCTCACAACACCATGGCTCCATTATGTCTTTGAAACTAGGCCAGATAACCACTATAGTAGTTTCTTCACCAACCATGGCCAAAGAAATCCTCCGAATCCATGACCAATTGTTTTGCAACAGAACAATCCCAGATGCGCTTCGAGCAATGGAAGACAGCGTGCCGTGGATGCCAGTATCACCAAGGTGGAGAAATCTTCGGAAAATATGCACCTCCCAACTCTTTGCCACAAGAGTTCTTGatgcaaacaaagaaaaccgGAGAGCGAAAGTGCAAGAGCTCATAGCTAGTGTCAATGACAGCATGGTAAAGGGTTTGACAGTAGATATAGGAAAGGCTGCTTTCAAAACTTCACTTGATTTGCTGTCAAGAACTATTCTCTCAGTGGATTTGGCTGATGATGACTCGAGTAGCAGCAGCGAGTTGACTAAAGAGTTCAATAAGTTTGTCACTAGTTTGAAAGACGAGGCTGGGCAACCAAATTTAGGGGACTGTTTTCCCGTGCTTAAGAAGATTGATCCCCAAGGCAGAAGGCGGCGCTTTACTAATCACTACAACACGATATCAGGCTTATTTGAATCAGTGATCAGACAAAGATTGGAATTTAGAAAAGGGGATGATTATGTTGCAAGTAATGATATGTTGGATACTCTTATAGACCTCagagaagaggaaaatgaGGAGGATTTGAACATCCCCAAAGTTATTGAACATTTGTTTATG GCTCTATTTGTTGCGGGTACAGAAACAACTTCAGCCACATTAGAATGGGCAATGGCGGAGCTACTACACAACCCAAAGTGCCTTTCTAAAGCTAAAGAAGAGCTGGACCAAAtgattggaaaaggaaaatcaaTTGAGGAATCCGACATTGCTAGACTCCCTTACTTACAAGCAGTAATCAAGGAAACTTTCCGCCTGCGCCCGGTGATTCCAATGCTACTGCCACGAAAAGCTGAAACAGATGTAGAAATCGGGGGCTACATTGTCCCGAAGGGTGCACAAATTCTTGTTAATATTTGGGCCATAGGCAGAGACCCCAGCAGTTGGGACAATCCAAACTCTTTTATGCCAGAGAGGTTCTTAGGATCAGACAACCAAATTGATGTGATGGGACAAAACTTTGAGCTTCTTCCGTTTGGCGGTGGGAGGAGAATTTGTCCAGGTTTGCCATTGGCAATGAGAATGTTGCACTTGATGCTGGGTTCACTCATCAACTGCTTTGATTGGAAGCTTGAAGATGGAGTTGTACCTGAGACTATGAACTTGGAAGACAAGTTTGCCGTCTCTTTAGAAATGGCTCAGCCTCTCAAAGCTGTTCCAAAGGAAATTGTAATGGAATGA